Part of the Zonotrichia albicollis isolate bZonAlb1 chromosome 2, bZonAlb1.hap1, whole genome shotgun sequence genome, gcactgCGGgaacctggagctgcaggggtgGGACTGGCACCCAGGAGGGGGGACAGCACAAtctggagcccctgcagcccatccGGCCCCCAGCACTTGGCACCCCttgctcccagggctggcttCAGCCCAGTCCCCAGCCTTGCCCCTTCCCTTGCTCCCCTCCACATCCTGCACCTCTCCCTGGGACCCTGCAGCCTGGATTTGGGGCCCATTGAAAACTCCAGGGGTGTGAGGCGCTgggggatgcagggctggggtggagGGTCTGGGCACGCTGCTCCCCATCTGCCCCAGTTTTGGGGGTCCTGTCAGGAAACTCAGTGTTTGGGTTTCCCCTGGCAGAAGGGAGCCCAGCGTGGTGGGGCAGGATGTTttcagtgccctgggcagcgCGGTCACTGCGGGCGATGGAGCTGACGGGATGTGCTCTCGGCCCCGCAGGTGTGCACTGCGGGAACCACATCACCTCGCACGGGCTGGCGCTCAACTGCTGCACCGACCTCTCGTGGTTCGAGCACATCGTGCCCTGCGGGCTGGAGGGCAAGGGCGTCACCTCGCTCAGCCGCGAGCTGGGGCAGCACGTCGCCGTCAGCCAGgtcctccagcccttcctcgACTCCTTCCAGGAGGTGTTCGAGTGCACTTTGGTCTCCTCAGAGGACCCCGAGGACTAGGATCGCTGTGCTGCCTTGGCCGGGTGTGttggccccagggcagcccagggtCTCTGTTGTGAGACAGTTCTTGTGCCTTTGCCTGGGGACTGTGAGTGGAGTGTGGCACAGGGtttcaggctgctgctggagcatccAACCCTGCCCTGTGAGTCTCCATCCCTTGGCTGAGACCTCCATGGGTACCACTGACCATCCAACCCTGCCCTGTGAGTCTCCATCCCTTACTGAGACCTCTGTGGGTACCACTGACCATCCAAAGCTGCTCTGTGAGTCTCCATCCCTTACTGAGACCTCTGTGGGTACCACTGAACATCCaaagctgccctggggctgttcTCTGCAGCCCTGTGAGTCTCCATCCTTCGCTGAGACCTCCATGGGTACCACAGTCACTTGGTGGTGAAGTACCCAAACAGGTGCTtttgtggggcttttttctgctttttgcccCACAGGAATTAAAGATTTGTGTGAATGCTCATGAATTCACAGGAATTCACATGAATTCATGTGAGTCATCCCTTGCTGGCGGATAAAAAGAGATTTTATATATAAAGAGAGTTGCTGGGAACTTTGGCTGCCGATCCTTTTGTCATTTACTTACCCTAAGGCTTTACCAATGCCAACCTTTTCCTCACCCTGAGCCCATGGAAAACCCTCACGTGGCAGAGATCCTGGCGCCAGGGAGGGTGGAAGGCGGCTGTGAACCCCGGTGGGAAGGCCACTGTGGATGCagtgggaaaggaggaggagggaaaaggcTCGCTGTTCTGGGTGCTCTCCCTGCCGCACAGTGCCTgacccccagccacagcccctcgCTGCTGTTCTGggtgctctccctgccccacaagcTCGGGGCTCTCTCTGTTTttggcacagctctggcagctCCTTGTGAGCGCTCCGTGTGTGCCCGGTGGGGCTGGGAACGGGGAAATGGAGccaaaaaaggggaaatggggcaggctgagctccaggagggcaCGGTGAGCCGGAGGAACATGCCCGGGCAGGCTCTGTGCCATGGGAGGGCTCGGGGACCGCGGGAtgaggagggacagggacaggggcagggacagggacagggacagggacaggggcaggggcaggggcagggacagggacaggggcagggacagggacagggaagcGTGAGCGGGGCAGCGCCGCTCTCCCGCCCCACAGAGCCCCGTAaagccccacagagccccacggAGCGGTCCCGGGGCTGGGTCTGGGCTGGCCGGGCAGGTGGCTCTGCCCGGGAAGGGGAGGAGGCTGGCGGCGCTCCCAGCCCGCcgcatccctccctccctcggTCCCTCCCCGCCGGCAGCGATGCTCGCTCAGTCCCGCTCAGCCTGGCAGCACGGAGGGCACGGAGGGCACACGAGGTGAGTGCGAGCCCCTTCccgctccctgtgccccctcctcaCAGCCCGTGCCCCATCCGTGGGTGCCCTCCTGGGACAAGTCCACACCTTGCCCCAAACTTCCCCAATTCATCCTGCTTCAGTCAGGAAGGCAGCCAGGTCCGACCTCATCCCCGCGGTGACTGCTCagccccttccgccccttcctcctcctcctcctcgcagCTGGGGTGTCCTCCTGGAAGGTGCCCCCTGAGTTTGGGGCGGCCCATTTGGGATCAGCTGCCCCTGCACGAGTGGAGCTGCGGGTGCAGCAGGCAAGGAGAGCTGGTGGGGGACACGCTGGACCCTGGGGGGACAACAGTGGGGACTGGCATGTCCCAAAGGGTGGCACACCGTGTCCCAAAGGGTGGCACACTGTGTCCCAAAGGGTGGCACGCTGTGTCACAGAGAATGGCACACTGTCCCAAAGGGTGGCACACCGTGTCCCTTGTCCCTCCCTGGCCATGCCTGCCCCGGGGCCCCAAAGGAGGGGTGGCAGGTCACAAGGGGGCTGGCAcccaaagggaagggaaatcACCAGGGAGGTTCAGGACAGCAAGATGGGTTCACGGCGATCTgtggggagctgtgccagctctgcagcctgcagTGGGGCAGGACACCCAGCATGCCCACACATCCCTGGGGAAAGCACACTGTGAGCCCTCGGGACAGCAGTGTCCCCACAttgtcccagccctggggggagagaggggcaggcagctgccccagagccccggGAGATTTATCTCCTCCAGGGAACGACTGAAATTTAGGGACAGGGCTCCTAGGAATGCAGAGGGTTTGGTGCCGGGGTTCCAGAGGGTTTGGTGCTGGGGTTCCAGAGGGTTTGGTGCCGGGGTTACAAAGGGTTTGGTGCTGGGGTTCCAGAGGGTTTGGTGCCGGGGTTCCAGAGGGTTTGGTGCTGGGGATACAAAGGGTTTGGTGCTGGGGTTACAGAGGGTTCGGTGCTGGGGTTACAGAGGGTTTGGTGCTGGGGTTACAGAGGGTTTGATGCTGGGGTTACAAAGGGTTTGGTGCTGGGGTTCCAGAGGGTTTGGTGCTGGGGTTCCAGAGGGTTTGGTGCTGGGGTTACAGAGGGTTTGGTGGTGGGGTTGCAGAGGGTTTGGTGCTGGGGTTACAGAGGGTTTGGTGCTGGGTTACAAAGGGTTTGGTGCTGGGGTTACAGAGGGTTTGGTGCCGGGGTTCCAGAGGGTTTGGTGGTGGGGTTACAAAGGGTTTGGTGCCGGGGTTCCAGAGGGTTTAGTGCTGGGTTCCAGAGGGTTTGGTGCCGGGGTTACAAAGGGTTTGGTGCCGGGGTTACAAAGGGTTTGGTGCCGGGGTTCCAGAGGGTTTGGTGCTGGGGTACAGAGGGTTTGGTGCCGGGGTTCCAGAGGGTTCGGTGCCGGGGTTCCAGAGGGTTTGGCCACCCTGCTCCGCGGCAGGGGAGCGCTTTGGGGTCGGTGCTGTGCCCCCATTGCtgagtgcagcccctgcccccgCTGTCCGTCCCCGCAGGCCATGGAGCGCACCAACGGCACGGAGCCGTGGCAGCGCAGCCTGCAGGCCGTGCTGAGCGCCCTGAACCGGAGCCTGCACggggccgggccgtgcccggGGCAGCCCCCGGCCTCGCCGGTGCCCCGGGACCCGCGGCGCGACGCCAACGCCTACATGTACATCCTGTTCGTCATGACGCTCTTCGCCGCCACCGTGGGCAGCCTCATCCTGGGCTACACCCGCTCCCGCCGCGTGGACAAGCGCAGCGACCCCTACCACGTCTACATCAAAAACAGGGTCTCCATGATCTGAGCCGggagcgccgggcccgggggcACCGTGCCGGGCACGCCTCGGAGCTGGGAGATGCGGCGGGGCTGCTGGAACCCCCCGGAGCTGCTGggaacaccccaaaactgctgAGAACCCCATGGAGCTGCT contains:
- the KCNE3 gene encoding potassium voltage-gated channel subfamily E member 3 yields the protein MERTNGTEPWQRSLQAVLSALNRSLHGAGPCPGQPPASPVPRDPRRDANAYMYILFVMTLFAATVGSLILGYTRSRRVDKRSDPYHVYIKNRVSMI